One part of the Neodiprion virginianus isolate iyNeoVirg1 chromosome 3, iyNeoVirg1.1, whole genome shotgun sequence genome encodes these proteins:
- the LOC124300103 gene encoding proteasome subunit beta type-1 — protein sequence MALLGGYSAGSFPDYEVQGAKKVHFSPYADNGGSVMAIAGEDYAIIAADSRLSTGFSIFTREQQKLFPLSNTTVLGCSGCWCDTLTLTRILQARMQMYKHEHHKELTTPATAQMLSTMLYYKRFFPYYISNILAGLDENGKGCVYSYDPIGHCERSNFRAGGSAGALLQPLLDNQIGYQNQEGVDKTPLPQDRALAILKDVFISAAERDIYTGDGIFINIITKDGIKADKFDLRKD from the exons ATGGCTCTTCTCGGCGGTTATTCAGCCGGCTCTTTCCCCGATTATGAAGTTCAAGGGGCAAAGAAAGTGCACTTCAGCCCCTACGCCGATAATGGAGG GAGTGTAATGGCGATAGCAGGAGAAGATTACGCCATCATTGCAGCAGATTCACGATTGAGCACTGGATTCTCAATATTCACTCGTGAGCAGCAGAAATTATTCCCACTTTCCAACACAACTGTTTTGGGCTGCTCAGGTTGCTGGTGTGATACCTTGACGCTCACAAGAATCCTTCAGGCTCGTATGCAG ATGTACAAACATGAGCATCATAAGGAATTGACAACTCCTGCTACAGCACAAATGTTGTCTACAATGTTGTACTACAAGAGATTCTTTCCCTACTATATTAGCAACATTTTGGCTGGCTTGGATGAGAATGGAAAAGGATGTGTCTATAGTTACGATCCTATTGGACACTGCGAACGATCAAACTTCAGAGCTGGTGGTTCTGCTGGTGCTCTTTTACAGCCATTGCTTGATAATCAG ATCGGCTACCAGAACCAGGAGGGTGTTGACAAGACTCCTCTGCCTCAAGATCGTGCTTTAGCTATCCTGAAGGATGTTTTTATATCAGCTGCTGAAAGGGACATTTACACTGGCGATggtattttcataaatatcatTACAAAAGATGGTATCAAGGCAGATAAGTTTGACCTTAGAAAGGATTGA
- the LOC124300104 gene encoding endothelial differentiation-related factor 1 homolog: MSDWDTVPITLRKRAPKAAAMKSEQAVNAARRQGVAVDTQSKWGGGANKQHVTTKNTAKLDRETEELKHNKVPLDLGKLIQQGRQAKGLSQKDLATKVNEKPQVINDYEAGRGIPNQLVIGKIERVLGTKLRGKDRGQQLLPPGTKN, from the exons ATGTCGGATTGGGACACTGTACCAATTACTCTGCGTAAGCGCGCCCCAAAAGCAGCTGCCATGAAATCAGAACAG gCAGTTAACGCGGCCAGACGTCAAGGTGTTGCCGTTGACACACAATCCAAGT GGGGTGGAGGTGCCAATAAACAACATGTAACCACAAAAAATACAGCTAAACTTGATCGTGAGACTGAAGAACTTAAACACAACAAAGTTCCACTTGATCTTGGCAAGCTAATACAACAAGGGCGGCAAGCCAAAGGATTATCTCAAAAAGATCTCGCAACA AAAGTGAACGAAAAACCACAAGTCATCAACGATTACGAAGCGGGTAGAGGCATACCGAACCAATTGGTAATCGGAAAGATAGAACGTGTCCTGGGAACCAAACTACGTGGAAAAGATCGTGGCCAGCAATTGCTGCCCCCCGGGACAAAGAATTAA
- the LOC124299680 gene encoding uncharacterized protein LOC124299680 → MERSADSKGSLLDVDETLERSKGVLGSPFYEEKLRQLSTGQLTELLGEMESLVGALSETLIFCAPPSDPLVHILRRDIAVLRIKKKRFMKMQIAPLFLPLCFQPLLCCMLKI, encoded by the exons ATGGAACGGTCTGCTGACTCCAAAGGATCTCTACTGGATGTGGATGAAACTTTGGAAAGAAGTAAGGGGGTTCTAGGATCACCATTCTACGAAGAAA AACTGCGTCAGCTGTCAACTGGCCAATTAACAGAGCTTCTCGGTGAAATGGAATCCTTGGTCGGAGCGCTCAGCGAAACTTTAATA ttctgtgccccacctagtgatccactagtacatatcctccgacgtgacatcgctgtgctacgtataaagaagaaaagatttatgaagatgcaaattgctcctctcttcttgccattgtgctttcagccattgttgtgcTGTATGTTGAAAATATAG